In Streptomyces sp. NBC_01717, one DNA window encodes the following:
- a CDS encoding GNAT family N-acetyltransferase, with product MTDLVVRALTESDAHLFRTLQDPGLVGRAAFGHSYATVHEGGEYRPEWTWVALRDGVVVARAAWWSGPDDTEPVTLDRFDFADGEDEAGSELLRRAPLYAEYELMLPADWRERPDVTAAAESRIAAARAAGMEPLVERYRYEWTPECGLPERPGRLVFRPEPDDAVILDVLRRVHSVTLDAHARRAIEGPGGLEQAAQEELDFFHWCPSPRSWWQLAYTPDGEVAGIQVPARNPGGPCIGFIGVVPEQRGHGYGYDLLVECTHFLAAEGAEFIAGATDRGNAPMAAAFARAGHRVIQERIHLV from the coding sequence ATGACCGATCTGGTCGTTCGCGCTCTCACCGAGAGCGACGCACATCTTTTCCGCACCCTGCAGGACCCCGGTCTCGTCGGCCGCGCCGCCTTCGGCCACAGCTACGCCACCGTGCACGAGGGCGGCGAGTACCGCCCCGAGTGGACCTGGGTCGCTCTACGCGACGGTGTCGTCGTGGCCAGGGCCGCCTGGTGGTCGGGGCCCGATGACACCGAGCCGGTGACGCTCGACCGGTTCGACTTCGCCGACGGCGAGGACGAGGCGGGCAGCGAACTGCTGCGCCGTGCACCGCTGTACGCCGAGTACGAGCTGATGCTGCCCGCCGACTGGCGGGAGCGGCCCGATGTCACGGCCGCCGCCGAGTCGAGGATCGCCGCCGCCCGCGCGGCCGGCATGGAGCCGCTGGTGGAGCGGTACCGGTACGAGTGGACACCGGAGTGCGGGCTGCCCGAGCGGCCCGGCCGGCTCGTGTTCCGCCCGGAGCCGGACGACGCGGTGATCCTCGATGTGCTGCGCCGGGTCCACTCCGTCACGCTGGACGCGCACGCCCGGCGGGCCATCGAGGGCCCCGGCGGACTGGAGCAGGCGGCGCAGGAGGAGCTCGACTTCTTCCACTGGTGCCCCTCGCCGCGCTCCTGGTGGCAACTGGCGTACACCCCCGACGGCGAGGTGGCCGGCATCCAGGTGCCGGCCCGTAACCCGGGCGGTCCGTGCATCGGCTTCATCGGCGTCGTGCCCGAACAGCGTGGCCACGGCTACGGGTACGACCTGCTCGTCGAGTGCACGCACTTCCTGGCGGCCGAGGGCGCCGAGTTCATCGCGGGCGCCACCGACCGGGGCAATGCGCCGATGGCGGCCGCGTTCGCCCGGGCCGGCCATCGGGTCATACAGGAACGCATCCATCTGGTGTGA
- a CDS encoding MFS transporter, whose product MTVDDTRTEPQSRVGGGWISGLVLANLGLYMAFLTPIQVLLAEQIDDLTTSGKEVALGWATGVGALVAVVANPVAGALSDRTGGRFGRRHPWIVGGALVGAVGLVVTAAQTTVVGVALGWCLAQLGLNAMLAGTNAVVPDQVPVRQRAAVSGFIGIPQTLGLVLGVLLVSVVVTGIASGYLMLAGLVVLCAVPFVLLTRDPAVPGIPGSAVRLKDFWVSPRLHPDFGWAWLTRFLVQLGNAIGTLYLLYFLKDAVHYPDPDMGVLYLTLLYTGGVVVTAVAGGIVSDRLGKRKMMVSACSMVMAVGSLLLTFWHTWPAAMGAAVLLGLGYGIYVAVDQALITQVLPAAEDRAKDLGVINVANSAPQVLGPALAAPIVAYAGGYAGLYLASTVVTVVGGVLVWRIRSVR is encoded by the coding sequence ATGACCGTGGACGACACCCGAACGGAACCGCAGTCCCGCGTCGGCGGCGGCTGGATCAGCGGTCTGGTGCTGGCCAACCTGGGCCTGTACATGGCTTTCCTCACCCCGATCCAGGTGCTGCTGGCCGAGCAGATCGACGATCTGACGACGTCCGGCAAGGAGGTGGCGCTCGGCTGGGCGACGGGTGTCGGGGCGTTGGTGGCGGTGGTCGCCAACCCGGTCGCCGGTGCGCTGTCGGACCGGACGGGCGGGAGGTTCGGGCGCCGTCACCCGTGGATCGTGGGCGGCGCGCTGGTGGGTGCGGTCGGTCTGGTGGTGACGGCGGCGCAGACGACCGTGGTCGGGGTGGCGCTCGGCTGGTGTCTGGCGCAGCTGGGGCTGAACGCGATGCTGGCGGGCACGAATGCGGTGGTGCCGGACCAGGTGCCGGTGCGGCAGCGGGCGGCGGTGTCCGGGTTCATCGGGATACCGCAGACGCTGGGGCTGGTCCTCGGCGTGCTGCTGGTGTCGGTGGTGGTGACCGGGATCGCCTCGGGGTATCTGATGCTGGCGGGTCTGGTGGTGCTGTGCGCGGTGCCGTTCGTGCTGCTGACGCGTGATCCGGCGGTGCCCGGGATTCCGGGGTCGGCGGTACGGCTGAAGGACTTCTGGGTGAGTCCGCGGCTGCATCCGGACTTCGGCTGGGCGTGGCTGACCCGGTTCCTCGTCCAGCTGGGCAATGCGATCGGCACCCTGTATCTGCTGTATTTCCTCAAGGACGCGGTGCATTACCCGGACCCGGACATGGGTGTGCTGTATCTGACGCTGCTCTACACCGGCGGCGTGGTGGTGACGGCGGTGGCGGGCGGCATCGTCTCGGACCGGCTGGGCAAGCGGAAGATGATGGTCAGCGCCTGTTCGATGGTGATGGCGGTGGGTTCGCTGCTGCTGACGTTCTGGCACACCTGGCCGGCTGCGATGGGCGCGGCGGTGCTCCTCGGGCTCGGCTACGGGATCTATGTGGCGGTCGACCAGGCACTGATCACCCAGGTCCTGCCGGCGGCCGAGGACCGGGCGAAGGACCTGGGGGTGATCAATGTCGCCAACTCCGCGCCCCAGGTGCTCGGTCCGGCGCTGGCCGCGCCGATCGTGGCGTACGCGGGTGGCTACGCGGGGCTGTACCTGGCGTCCACCGTGGTGACGGTGGTGGGCGGGGTGCTGGTGTGGCGGATCAGGTCAGTCCGCTGA
- a CDS encoding GH1 family beta-glucosidase translates to MTVPTFPPGFLWGASASAFQTEGAADADGKGPSGWDAFAAQPGRIKDGTDTSRGTGFHERYREDVALLAGLGADAFRFSVSWPRVVPGGSGAVNPAGLDFYDRLVDELCAHGITPAPTLYHWDTPLPLDEAGGWLNRDTAYRFAEYAGIVAERLADRVPMWITINEPAEVTMLGYALGEHAPGRTLLFDALPAAHHQLLAHGLGVRALRAAGATEIGVAVSHTPVWTAGESDEDRFGAELYDTLTNWMFADPILTGRYPDENFAALMPGPVEDDLRTISTPLDWYGVNYYNPTLVGAPRADALETFSGFGMPAELPFGIREIEGYEKTDFGWPVVPDGLRETLVQLQARYGDRLPPLYITENGCAVDEAVTDTRRIAFLEGHLGALRTAIDAGVDVRGYFTWSLTDNVEWIEGASKRFGLVHIDYETLRRTPKESYAWYRDVIRSQKAARTVESAD, encoded by the coding sequence ATGACTGTGCCGACGTTCCCGCCGGGATTCCTCTGGGGAGCCTCCGCCTCCGCCTTCCAGACCGAAGGAGCGGCCGACGCCGACGGCAAGGGCCCCTCCGGCTGGGACGCCTTCGCCGCCCAGCCGGGACGGATCAAGGACGGCACCGACACCAGCCGCGGCACCGGCTTCCACGAGCGCTACCGCGAGGACGTCGCCCTGCTGGCCGGTCTCGGCGCCGACGCCTTCCGGTTCTCCGTCAGCTGGCCGCGCGTGGTGCCGGGCGGCAGCGGCGCCGTCAACCCGGCAGGGCTCGACTTCTACGACCGGCTCGTCGACGAACTCTGCGCCCACGGCATCACCCCGGCCCCCACCCTGTACCACTGGGACACCCCGCTGCCGCTCGACGAGGCGGGCGGCTGGCTGAACCGGGACACCGCCTACCGCTTCGCCGAGTACGCGGGCATCGTCGCCGAGCGGCTCGCCGACCGCGTACCCATGTGGATCACCATCAACGAACCCGCCGAAGTGACCATGCTCGGCTACGCGTTGGGCGAGCACGCCCCGGGCCGCACCCTCCTCTTCGACGCGCTGCCCGCCGCCCACCACCAGCTCCTCGCCCACGGTCTGGGTGTCCGCGCGCTGCGGGCGGCCGGCGCAACCGAGATCGGCGTCGCCGTCTCGCACACCCCGGTGTGGACCGCGGGTGAGTCGGACGAAGACCGGTTCGGTGCCGAGTTGTACGACACCCTCACCAACTGGATGTTCGCCGACCCGATCCTCACCGGCCGCTACCCCGACGAGAACTTCGCCGCGCTGATGCCCGGACCGGTGGAGGACGACCTCAGGACGATCTCCACCCCGCTCGACTGGTACGGGGTCAATTACTACAACCCCACCCTCGTCGGCGCCCCCAGGGCGGACGCGCTCGAAACGTTCTCCGGCTTCGGGATGCCCGCCGAACTCCCCTTCGGCATCCGCGAGATCGAGGGTTACGAGAAGACCGACTTCGGCTGGCCCGTCGTCCCCGACGGACTGCGCGAAACCCTCGTCCAGCTGCAGGCCCGCTACGGGGACCGGCTCCCTCCCCTCTACATCACCGAGAACGGCTGCGCCGTCGACGAGGCCGTCACCGACACCCGCCGGATCGCCTTCCTCGAAGGCCACCTGGGCGCCCTGCGCACCGCGATCGACGCGGGCGTCGACGTCCGCGGCTACTTCACCTGGTCACTGACCGACAACGTCGAGTGGATCGAGGGCGCCAGCAAGCGGTTCGGCCTCGTCCACATCGACTACGAGACACTGCGCCGGACCCCCAAGGAGTCGTACGCCTGGTACCGCGACGTCATCCGCAGCCAGAAGGCCGCACGGACCGTGGAGTCAGCGGACTGA